From one Amia ocellicauda isolate fAmiCal2 chromosome 17, fAmiCal2.hap1, whole genome shotgun sequence genomic stretch:
- the ptpn11a gene encoding tyrosine-protein phosphatase non-receptor type 11, producing MTSRRWFHPNITGVEAENLLLTRGVDGSFLARPSKSNPGDFTLSVRRNGAVTHIKIQNTGDYYDLYGGEKFATLAELVQYYMEHHGQLKEKNGDVIELKYPLNCADPTSERWFHGHLSGREAEKLLTEKGKNGSFLVRESQSHPGDFVLSVRTGDDKGESSDGKPKVTHVMIRCQHDLKYDVGGGEKFDSLTDLVEHYKKNPMVETLGTVLQLKQPLNTTRINAAEIESRVRELSKLAEATDKVKQGFWEEFETLQQQECKLLYSRKEGQRAENKNKNRYKNILPFDHTRVVLNDGDMNEPGSDYINANIIMPEFETKCNNTKSKKNYIATQGCLQNTISDFWRMVFQENSRVIVMTTKEVERGKSKCVKYWPDVSALKEYGAMRVRNVKETSAHDYNLRELKLSKVGQGNTERTVWQYHFRAWPDHGVPGDPGGVLDFLEEVNLKQESILEAGPIVVHCSAGIGRTGTFIVIDILIDIIREKGVDCDIDVPKTIQLVRSQRSGMVQTEAQYRFIYMAVQHYIETLQRRIEEEQKSKIKGREYTNIKYSLSDLTGGDQSPLPPCTPTPTCADMRDDSSRVYENVGLMQQQKSFR from the exons atgacatcaaggag ATGGTTTCACCCAAATATCACCGGTGTGGAGGCGGAAAACCTGCTGCTGACTCGAGGTGTGGATGGGAGTTTTTTGGCCCGGCCTAGCAAGAGTAACCCCGGGGATTTCACTCTGTCAGTGAG ACGAAATGGAGCCGTCACCCACATCAAGATCCAGAACACGGGGGACTACTATGACCTGTACGGGGGGGAGAAGTTTGCCACGCTGGCTGAATTAGTACAATATTACATGGAGCACCACGGGCAGCTGAAAGAGAAGAACGGAGATGTCATCGAGCTGAAGTACCCACTGAACTGTGCCGATCCCACGTCTGAGAG ATGGTTCCACGGGCACCTGTCAGGCAGAGAGGCTGAGAAGCTGCTCACGGAGAAAGGGAAGAACGGCAGTTTCCTGGTGCGAGAGAGCCAGAGCCACCCCGGGGACTTTGTGCTGTCTGTAAGGACGGGAGATGACAAGGGGGAGAGCAGCGATGGCAAGCCTAAGGTCACGCATGTCATGATCCGCTGCCAG CATGACCTCAAGTACGATGTGGGCGGAGGTGAGAAGTTTGACTCCCTGACTGacttggtggaacattataagAAGAATCCGATGGTGGAAACGTTGGGCACTGTGCTCCAGCTCAAACAG CCTCTGAACACAACGCGGATCAACGCAGCCGAGATCGAGAGCCGAGTTCGGGAGCTGAGCAAGTTGGCTGAAGCTACGGACAAGGTTAAGCAGGGCTTCTGGGAGGAGTTTGAG ACTCTGCAGCAGCAGGAGTGCAAGCTGCTGTACAGCCGCAAAGAAGGACAGAGAGCCGAGAATAAAAACAAGAACCGATACAAGAAcatcctgccct TTGATCATACGAGGGTAGTGCTAAATGACGGGGACATGAATGAGCCGGGCTCAGATTATATCAACGCTAACATCATAATG CCTGAGTTTGAGACAAAGTGTAACAACACCAAGTCCAAGAAGAACTATATTGCCACACAAGGCTGCCTGCAAAACACTATTAGTGACTTCTGGAGAATGGTGTTCCAGGAGAACTCTCGTGTGATTGTCATGACCACCAAGGAAGTGGAGAGAGGAAAG AGTAAATGTGTGAAGTACTGGCCGGACGTGTCCGCGCTGAAGGAGTACGGAGCGATGCGCGTCCGCAACGTCAAAGAGACCTCGGCGCACGACTACAACCTCAGAGAGCTGAAGCTATCGAAGGTTGGGCAG GGCAACACCGAGCGGACCGTGTGGCAGTACCACTTCCGAGCCTGGCCAGACCATGGTGTTCCTGGTGACCCGGGTGGTGTGCTAGACTTCCTGGAGGAGGTCAATCTCAAACAGGAGAGCATCCTGGAGGCCGGGCCCATCGTGGTGCACTGCAG TGCTGGGATTGGACGAACAGGAACATTTATTGTAATAGACATTCTGATTGATATAATCAGAGAAAAAG GGGTAGACTGTGACATCGACGTTCCCAAAACCATCCAGTTGGTGCGATCGCAGCGGTCAGGAATGGTGCAGACGGAGGCCCAGTACAGGTTTATTTACATGGCTGTGCAGCACTATATTGAGACTCTGCAACGCAGGATCGAAGAGGAGCAG AAGAGCAAAATTAAAGGGCGGGAGTACACCAACATAAAGTATTCGCTCTCAGACCTGACAGGGGGAGACCAGAGCCCGTTACCGCCCTGCACCCCCACGCCAACCTGTGCCGA